The sequence CATTATTCTTCTCCTGGTCGTCCTCTATTTTCTGCTTAGACAAATGTGTAGTGGATTCCGTAGCCCCAATAGGGATATTCGGGGTAAGTCGACTGATGGTACGGACCGTCAGGAAGAACTGGATGAAATGATTGAGGACCCGGTCTGTCACACCTTCGTGCCGAAACGGATTGCCGTGATCGAAGAAATGGGGGGGCGGGAGTATTGTTTCTGCAGCAAAGAGTGTGCAGTGGTGTTTCGGAGCCAACGCCCAGTGTAAAAGATCGTTAAAAACCTGAGGCAAGCTACGTAGCGGAGAAAGACCTATTGAATTCGGTCATGCTGTTCGGCTAGCAGCCCGAGTAGGAGTAATCGGACATTTTCTCATCTTTGTCAAACTTCAATATGATTTGGCATTGGTTAGGGGTGAAGTTGAAGAATGGCAGCCCGGATTTCCCCCCTGCAATGCGATAGTACGTCCAGGTCTCACCCCCAAAAAAGCGTGATGCTTTGCCGTCTGGAGCGCCCCAGTTCTTCTCGAACCAGGCTTTATCCTTCCCTTGGAGCTCAGCTGGCTTAAGCGAAGCTTCCAGGTATGGATTATTTCCGGCGCAGGCCGTGATCATAAAACAGAGGATCAGCGGCCAGGCAAATCGTTGCATCGCGAGATCTCCTGATGATTGTAGAACACGTCCCTGCCGACCGTGAAATTCTAGCTTCCGCTCTGAGGCCTGTCAAACTTTCACGTCGAGATGTTGCAGCAAAGTTGAGTTCCCCCTAAAATGGACGATAATACTTCTATGATCTGACAAACTTCTCCTAAGGAAAGGGACGACGATGAAAATTTATCTTGATACGGCGAACGTAAAGGAAATTCAGGATGCCGCAAGTCTCGGATTGCTTGACGGGGTAACAACGAACCCCTCCCTAGTTGTTAAGGAAGGTCGCAGCTTCAAGGAGATGCTGGCAGAGGTGTGTAAGATCGTAGATGGCCCGATCAGTGCCGAAGTCGTGAGTGTAGAAGCGGACGCGATGGTCAAGGAGGGGAAGGAACTCGCCAAGATCCACAAGAATATCGTGGTCAAATGCCCTCTCATTCCAGAAGGGCTCAAGGCGACGAAGCGATTGGCTTCAGAAGGAATCAAAGTGAACGTAACTCTCTGTTTCTCACCTACTCAGGCTCTGCTGGCGGCCAAAGCCGGTGCATGGTGCGTCTCCCCCTTCATTGGACGACTTGACGACATCAGCTCAAGCGGGATGGAGCTCATCCGACAGATTTTGACGATCTACAAGAATTATGACTATAAGACTCTTGTCTTAGTAGCAAGCGTACGTCATCCACAACACGTGGTTGAGGCGGCGATGGCCGGCGGGCACATCTGCACAATGCCTTATAGCGTCTTCCAGGCCCTGTTTAAACATCCGCTCACCGACTCGGGCCTGAAAAAGTTTCTCGACGACTGGAAATCGAAAGGCCAACAGTAGCGACCGTAGGGACGGGTAACTTTCAATGACTCATCAGGGAAGTTGCCCGTCCTGGATTGATCAAATCCACCCTTCCCTCTGCAACTGAAAGTCTAATCCTTCCCACATAGATCTTGAATGAATGCTACTAACGTCTAATATTTCCAGGCCTCTATACAACGCACTCAATGATCTTCGATAGATTTTCTCGCCTTCCGAAACACCGCATGAAACATAGGGCGAGTCAGCTTTCCCGTAAACGTGTTTTGCTGGCTCGGGTGATAGGAGCCGAGTAGGGTCACCCCCCAAGGCAGACGACAGGCAACCCCATGTCCGAACTTGAGAGCTGGCGAAGGGATGGTATGCCCATGTGTCCTGCACGTTTTAAGATAATGATCAAAGGCGATCTTTCCCAGCGCAATCACCACGCGGTGACTCTTTAGGAGACGAACTTCTTCCTGTACGAATCGGCTACACCGTTCGAATTCATCCGGCAAAGGTTTATTGCCCGGTGGGGCACAACGTACCGTTGCCCCGATATAGCAGTCGGTCAACGTTAAGCCATCACCTCGGTGGGTTGATGAAGCCTGGTTGGAAAATCCATACCGATGCAACGCCTCATACAACCAATCTCCACTCCGATCACCGGTGAACACACGTCCCGTCCTATTCCCTCCATGTGCAGCAGGTGCAAGTCCGAGCACGTAGAGCCGCGCGGCAGGATCTCCGAAGCCGGGCACCGGCCGGCCCCAGTAAGTCCAGTCACGATATTGCTTCCGTTTCTCTCGCGCAATCACCTGCCGATAGTCGACCAGCCGTGGACAGGCCGTGCAGTCACAGATGGCGTCGTTCAAAATTCTCAAGGCCTTCATACGGCTCGCAGTCTAGCATGATTGAGAACCCTATTCTGCTTGCTGGCATTTGGGTCAGCTGATAGCATAACCACGCATTTGTTGTAGCCGTTGATCGTATTGAAAATAGAGGAGTTTACAAATGCTGACGCGTGGGACCCAATCCATCTATTGTGCGATCGGAATTGTCTTCACCATCCTGACAATACAGGTGTCGGCACAGGCGGTATCGAGCATTGAGGATAAGAATGCCAAAATATCAGAAGCCGAGAAGGAGATTCTCCTACTAGACCAGTTGGACTCGCAATCAGATTCAGAAGACCGTTTGGTCATTCTCCCGGAAATCAAACGAGAGGGAGAACGGTTCTTCCTGAGTTCATTTAAACTCCCCGATAAGATTACATTCGCCGGGCTCCCGGTTCCATTGGACAACTGGCAAGTGCGGGAGCGAATTGAATATGAATTCTATCAATTCTTGGAAGACCAAGGCGAAAGCATCATCCTCGCCAAGCGTACCGGACGCTGCTTTCCCCCCGCAGAGAAACAATTGGCCGATACCGGGTTGCCCGATGACCTTAAGTACATGTTGCTGGTCGAGAGCAAATGTATCTCGGCGGCCTATTCCAAAGCCAAAGCCTCAGGTCCTTGGCAATTCATTCCGTCCACCGGACGCCGCTATCGACTCAAGAGCGACGCCGTCCGTGATGAGCGTCGTAATCTTGAAATGTCGACCGAAGCAGCAGTGAAATATCTCAAGTATCTCAAGGAGTACCAGAACAACGATTGGTTCTTAGCCATGGCCTCGTACAACGCCGGCGAAGAGCGGATTCGCAAGTTGCTTAAAGCACAGAACATCACTGACTATTGGAAAATGCACGGGCCGCGGGAGACCATGCGCTATGTCCCGCGGATCATTGCCGCCAAGGAAATCTACTCTCAGCCAGAGAAATATCTTGGGCTGACTAAGAACGACCTCTATGTGCCGTTCGAGACCGAAACCATCACAGTGAGCGTGAAAGAGTCTCAGCGGGCCCTGACTTCCGTTGCGGAAGAATTCGGCACCTATCTTCTCGAGCTCAAAATGTTGAATCCTGAATTCAAGAAGGATATGCTCCCTCGCGGGAGCTATCAAATTCGCGTACCTCGTCAAACCTGTCCAAGCCGCTGTTTTAAACAAGAGAAGACGCCGTAACATTCACGCTCATGAAGCTTCGGTTGCCCCCCTCATCTGCTCAATCACTTGTTCGCAAGCTGATCACTGCAGGGCTGGATGCGGCTGATCCCTATCGTGCCCTGCTCGATAGGGTCTCGCTTAGTGGCCACGCGCTGCGAGTAGGGTCTCAAATTTACGACCTGTCACAGGTTGATCGAGTGATCGCAGTCGGTGCCGGAAAGGCATCGGCCAGAATGGGGCAGGCATTAGAAAAAGTCTTTGGCCCAAGGTTGGAAGATGGACTAGTGATCGTCAAGACGGGGCATTCCCTCCCTACAAAACGGATTGGCGTTCTTGAAGCCGGCCATCCGATTCCTGATCGTGCCGGTCTTCATGCGACTCAACGGCTCCTGAGTTTGGTCAAAAACCTGAGCCCTCGCGACCTCCTCTTGGTTCTCTTGTCTGGGGGCGCATCAAGCTTATTACCGGCTCCAGTACCTGGCGTGACGTTGACGGATAAACAACGAACCACACGACTGCTTCTCCGAAGCGGTGCGACGATCAACGAGATCAATATCGTCAGAAAACATCTTTCGCTGATCAAAGGGGGTGGGCTAGCGTCTTCCACACACGCGAAGATTGTTGCCCTGATTCTCTCAGACGTCATCGGAGATGACCTTGGCTCGATCGGCTCCGGACCCACAGTTGGGGACCCCTCCACCTTTGCCGAGGCGGTTGAAGTGTTGAAACGTTACCGGATCTGGCGCTCCGTACCCGCCGGAGTGCGCCACTATTTGGGACGCGGTCAAAAGGGGACCGTGCCTGAGACACTGAAACCTGGTTCACGAGGTCGACATTCCGTGCACCATCAGATCATCGGGAACAATCGAATCATGGTGGAGGCGGTCACGCATTGCGCCGACAGGATAGGTCTTCGCACCATACGATTTTCCACCGCCATCATGGGCGAGGCAAGTGTAGCAGCAAAACGTTTGACTGCCCTTGCCAAAACAATTGCCGCTGGGCACCGAATTATGAAGCGCCCATGCTGCGTGGTGGCGGGGGGTGAAACGACGGTCACGGTCACGGGAAAGGGCAAAGGTGGCCGTGCCCAGGAATTCGCTGCCGCTGCTGCGTGTGAAATTGCCGGTCTTCCAAACACCTGGGTCGTGGCTCTTGGCAGCGATGGAACCGATGGGCCGACGGATGCGGCGGGAGCGATTGTGAGCGGAAAAACACTCACGCGCGCTAAGAAACTCGGCGTCGATCTCCCTTCTGCCGTGAATGGACATGATACCTATCCTGCCTTGAAGACGCTTGGATGTCATATCCATACCGGTCCCACCGGGACGAACGTCAATGACCTTTACCTCCTTCTTCTTCTCTAGTTACTATCCCACCCAATGACACGTCCGTTCATCCTCCCACTGTCTGAGTGTACCGATCTGGATCTGGCCGGCGGGAAAGCTCTGGGATTGGCTCAGCTCATCGCAGCTGGTTTCGCTGTCTCTCCCGGGGTTTGTTTGACAACAGAGGCCTACAAAACAACCCTGCATACATCAGGCTTTATCGATCACGAAATGTGGTCTACGATCTACCAGCTACCCGATAATGAACGAGGATTTGCCTTGGCCAGATGCCGGGATCGGATCAAAAGAAGTGAGATATCCCACCTGGCCAGTCAATGGCAGACGGCGCTCAAAACGCTCCATCGACCTCCAAGTGAACGCTGGGCCATCCGATCGTCCGCTACGAACGAGGATACGACTCATACCAGCTTCGCCGGGCTTTATCGCACCCATCTCGGCATAGCGCTATCGGACATCAAATCGGCCATCAAAGACCTCTGGGCCTCGCTATGGGAAGAACGTGTGCTCAAATACATGGCTCAGCAGAACTGTCCAAATCCCCCTAGAATGGCAGTGCTGATCCAACCAATGATCGCTGCGCGGACAGCTGGAGTAACGTATTCCATCCATCCTGTCACGGGTCGACGCAATCAGGTAATGATTAACGCCATCCCTGGACTGGCTGCACCATTGGTTGACGGCACGATCACCCCAGACCAATACGTCGTGGAGGTGGCAAGCGATGGAGAGCCAACACAGGTTCGCACACGAGTGCTGGCTGACAAGTCTCACCGGCTTTCGGTCTCGCATGAGGGGCTACAAACAGATCCCCTCGAAGAAGGGACTCAGCACCGCTCGTCGCTCGCAGATAGTCAGTTGTTTGCTCTCGCAAGGACTGCTAAACAAGTCGAACAGGCCCTGAGACGGCCCATGGATATCGAGTGGGCATTCGATGCCGACCAGCTCTGGCTCATGCAGGCGCGGCCAATTACGAACATCCACACTCCGTACGGCCTCACCAACGATGACTGTGAGTGGTCACGGGCAAATTTCAAGGAGACGCTGCCCGAGCTACCAAGCCCGCTGAGTCTCTCGTTCCTTGAACAGTTTATGGAGCGCTACATTCTTGCGCACTATCGCAGATTGGGATGCCGGATCCCTGATAGCCTCACATCGGTTCGCATACTGAGGGGTCGTCCCTACTTGAACGTCACCCTTTTCCACATGTTGGTCGCTCAGCTTGGTGGAGATCCGTCCATGAACGCCGAACAGATGGGAGGTGAACCGCCACAAGCCCTCCCCTCAGTAATGCCGCTCAATGGTTTGGCTTTTGTGCGGGCCGGATGGTTGATGTGGGCAGAGATGCGAAGGGTGGAACGTTCTGGCCCCCGACTATTTCAAGAGATGAAGGAACTGGCTACAACCTATGCGCGTGACCGGATCCTCCCCCTTACCGTAGATGAACTTGTCCCTACGCTGGACGCACTCGGTCCTTGGCTGGATGGCCGCGAAGTCACCTTTGGTATCGCTGGAGGCGTCGGGCAATGTTTACAAATATTCGGCCACCTCCTACCTCAATGGCTCGGCCCCGAGTGGAGAGAGTTGTTAAACGCTGCTCTCCAAGGACAAGGCACCGTCATTAGCGCCCGGCAGATTCTTCATCTTGCAGAGCTCACGGATATCGCTAGAGATGAGCCAAAAGCGGGTGCGTTCCTTACATCGGGAGAATGGGAGGCTTCGACATTTCGCTCAGCGCTTGCCGATACGAGGTTTCTCCGTGTCTTCACAACCTATTTGGAAGACTATGGTCATCGTGGGGTGGGCGAATCCGATGTCATGTCGCCACGTCTGACGGAAAATCCGGACGCGATATTGACGATTCTCCGCACCCAACTGATCTCGGCTTCCCCTTCTCGAATGGCGATTCTTGCGCGCCAGGAGAAGACGAGAGTCGCCGCACTGGCCCGGATTAAAGAACGACTCGGTTGGCGTTTCGACAGATGGGTGGTTTTTTTATGGTGCTACCGAAGACTCTGTCGCTTCTTTGCCCTGCGCGAGGCAAATCGACATCATTTGATGTATTACTCAACTGCAATCCGGACCCTTCTGTTGCGACTCGGGGAACTCCTGGTTACGCAGGGTCGCCTTGATCAGCGAGATGACATCTTTTTCCTCTCGATTGATGATCGCACCGATCTCTTAGCCGGTAGTACCCAAGACTGGAAGGCCATAGTCCAGGCGCGACATACTGAACGCGAGCGCCATGCAGCAGTCACGGTCCCCGATACCATTCGAGATTGGGATTCCATGCGCGAACAGACTCTGATATCAACCCAATCCTCCAAGCCCAGTCGGTTGACCGGCATGCCAATCAGCGCCGGATCCATAATCGGTCCGGTACGAATGATTCGTTCGGTTATGGATTGGGACCACGTGAGACCAGGCGAAATCCTAGTCGTCTCGGTTATCGATCCAGGCCTGGCGCCTCTCTTTGGAATTGCCGGCGGACTGATTGCAGAAATGGGTGGGACCTTATCTCATGGAGCCATCATTGCCCGTGAATATGGGCTACCGACCGTCGCCAATGTGGAGGGGGCGATGACTAAGCTTTCTGATGGCCTACGGGTCAGGCTGGATGCTGGATCGGGGACCATTTGTATCGAGCCATCTACATACCCAGAGGGTGGCTAGAGCTATTTGATCCGGGTCTTCTGCTTCTTGACCTTTCTCAATACCTTGCGTACTGTGCCTAAAATCATCGTGTCTATACCCTATATATGGGAGCTCATTGCTCGATCACTTTTTTGGGCTTATCACACAAATGACCGATGCAAACCCCATTTTCATAGGCATTGGGGTCGGATTGCTCCTCGGTGGTTTATTCGTAGGGCTTTGGATCAATGGACGCTTGCGCCCTCAGACTCAACGCGCTGAGGCTACCGTGCACGAAGTCAGAAAGCAACTAGAACAAGAGCGGACTACGGTCTTGTCCCTTCGTCAAGAACTCTCCCAGACTCACCAAGCCCGCGTGATGGCAGAAACTCGGATGGAAGAGACGACACGGCAACTCATTGAACAGAAAACTTTGCTCGAGCAGACACGTCAAGAACTCGTGGGGTCGTTCCAAGTCCTCTCCGGCGAAGCGTTGAAGCAAAACAACGAGGCATTTTTGAAACTCGCTTCGGTGACATTCGAAACACTTCACGTCAAAGCGGATGGAGACCTGGTGCAGCGGCAACAGGCTATTGATGCGTTGGTGCGTCCGCTCCACGACACACTGCAACGTTACGACGAGCAACTGCGTCTCCTGGAGCAGTCACGCCAGTCGGCTTACGGTGGACTGGATCAACATCTCAAATCATTGGCTGAGTCCCAGCAGAGGTTACAGCAAGAAACCGGAAACTTGGTCAAAGCCCTGAGAGCTCCGACCGTACGAGGTCAATGGGGTGAGTTGACATTAAGACGAGTCGCCGAGCTTGCCGGAATGGTCCAACACTGTGATTTCATCGAGCAACATTCAGTGGCCAGCGACGAGGCACGATTTCGACCTGACATGGTCGTCCAGCTCCCAGGCGGTCGCCAGATTATCGTTGATGCCAAAACCGTCCTCTCGGCTTATTTGGATGCCCACGAAGCACAAAACGATGTCCAACAAGCGGAAGCATTACGGCGCCATGCTGCTCAGGTGAAGAGCCGCATGGATGAATTATCTTTGAAAGCCTATTGGACACAGTTCGAACATTCTCCGGAGTTCGTCGTCCTGTTTCTTCCGGGTGAGCAATACCTCGGCGCCGCTCTGGACCAGAATCCGCAGCTCATTGAAGAAGGATTCGCGAGCGGAATCGTGCTGGCGACTCCGGCGACATTGATCGCATTACTGCGTGCAGTCGCCTACGGGTGGCGGCAGGAGAGGATGACGGCTCACGCGGAGGAAGCAGGCCGGTTGGGCAAAGAACTCTACGAACGGATGGCTGTGTTGGCGGGACATATGAACGATGTGGGTCAGTCCTTGGGCAAGAGCGTGTCGGCCTATAACCGTGCCGTGGGCTCCCTCGAGACACGTATTCTCCCGGCGGCGCGACGTTTCAAAGAATTGGGAGTGTCCTCTGACCGCGAGATCCTCTCGCTTGAGCCGACGGAGGTCGTTCCCCGCAAAACCTTATCGTTTGATACCGAATGAAGGAGCGCACATGACTCGTGAGCAGACCATGGTAGAAGCATTTCATAGCAGGTTTGATATTCTGGTCCAGTCAGGTCCGACAGAACTCACCGAAGAGACGAAGCAACTTCGTGTTCGTCTCATTCAGGAAGAGTTCGATGAGCTGAAAGAAGCTATGGCTGACGGGAATCTCGCTGCCGTGGCAAAGGAAATGGCAGATCTCCTCTATGTCACCTATGGAACAGCGGTGTCCTATGGGATTGATATGGAACCAGTGTTTCGTGAGGTTCACCGGTCGAATCTGAGCAAAGTAGGTGGCTACAAACGGGCAGATGGGAAATGGGTGAAACCCCCAACGTATTCGCCCGCTCATATCGACCCAATCTTGGAGGCACAACGAGAGCACCTGCTGGCATCGTCACTCTCAACCCATGATACCCCAGTCGGTACTCCCGAGAGCTCATGAGAGACCCACACTGTTCAAGTTGCGGCACACCCTTCGTTCGGCTGATCCATGATGAAGGCATCATGGAGCGGATCCTTAATCACTTCGGGTCATTTCCGTTTCGCTGTCAGCTTTGTACCACACGCTTCCGAGCCTTCAGAAGCCAAGTTGTTTCCAGTCCTTCAACTGCAGATCGCCGGGAGTATAGGCGATTGCCGGTGTCGTTCCGTGCCAACCTCCTTGCAGAGAACACCGTACAAACGACCAATCGCGTGACAGACATTTCCATGGGAGGCTGCACGTTGGAGACAGCGGCAACGTTGCCTCAAGGGACGTTCGTCGAGCTGGTCATCAAACCGGCGTCCGATGAAGAACCGATCAAGATTGAGACCGCCATGGTGTGCTCGTCGAGGCCTGGATCAATGGGCATCCGTTTCCTCGAAATGGTCACGGCCGACAAGAATCGCCTCAGTCAGGTCATTCTGAGCTTGCTGGTGGGTCAAAGCCTCCATCAGAACTTCTTTTCTTAGTAATGGCGCACGCGCTAGGAACGCCGTCGAGGGGCAGTCACCAGTATATTATCAATCAGCCGAACAAGCCCTAGGCGTACCGCTCCAAGCAGGACGACTCGCGAAGTCACGGTAGAAAGCGGCTCGAGCGTGTAGGGATCGCAGACCCCCAGATAGTCAATCGCCATGGCTGGTTCGGCCGTGATGACCTGACGCATCACGGCCTGTATGGATTTCCCATCAGCGATGCCTTTTTTGATTCTCTCGGCTCCTGCCCGAAGGCTTCTGTACAACGTAACCGCCAGAATTCGATCGTCGGGCGACAGATAGGCATTCCGTGAGCTCATCGCCAGCCCATCCGCTTCGCGCACGGTCGGATGCACGATAATCTCCACACCGAGGTTCAAATCTTTCACCAGCTGTCGGACGAGCGCCGATTGCTGGAAATCTTTCTGTCCAAAGAGTGCGATCTGAGGGCGCACGATTCCAAAGAGCTTGGTGACTACGGTCGCAACGCCTGAAAAATGATGAGGACGCACTTCCCCTTCCCACCGACGTGCAATCGTAGGAAGATTCACGGCTGTTTGAAATCCTTCTGGGTACATAGCCTGTACGCTTGGTTCAAAACAGACATCAACGCCTTCCTTTTTGCACAGAGCGCGATCACGCGAAATGGGACGCGGATATTTGGTGAGGTCCTCACGAGGACCGAATTGCGTAGGATTGACGAATATGCTGACTGCGAGCGCATCACACCGTAACCGGGCAGCTCGAATCAGCGCCCGATGCCCCTCATGCAATGCTCCCATCGTCGGCACCAGCCCGATCCGCACACTTTCCCGGTGGAGCCCCGCACTCCAGGCTGTCATGACACTCGGTGAACGAACGATCTTCATGAGCCAGGGGGTGAACTGCAAGCCGGACGCGACCCATACCTCGTCGAAGGTTGAGGAAAGAGCAGCTGCACTTGTCCTTGATCCTTAACCTGCTCCAATAACCGTGTGACCGATTGCTTGAGCACCGGATGGCCCCAGAGCGGATCCAATTCGTTCAATGGCATGAGAACGAACCGGCGCTCATGGAGGCGCGGGTGCGGGATGGTCAGGTCAGGTTCCTTGATGACGCGCTCACCGTAGAAGAGAATGTCTAGGTCAATCGTTCGAGGACCAGAGCGGTTGTCCTCATCCCGTCCGAGTGATCGCTCAATCTCTTGTAGTATCGTGAGGAGACTCCGTGGGGTAATGTCGGTTTCTATCTGTACCACCCCGTTGAGAAACCACTCTTCTCCTGGATCGGTCTCCCCGCGAATCGGTTCCGTTTCATATAGGAGGGAAACTCCTAGGAGCCGTGAATGGGGCAGCAGACTGAGCAATGTCACAGCTCGATCGCAAAAATCGACTCGATTACCGACATTCGACCCGAACCCAATGAAGACAGTCTCTTTCATCCGTGTATCTCGTGAAGCGTTATTCGTGAATCCTCAAGACAAAGGCGCCTTCTGCGAACGACGCTTCACGAACGACCTGGTCAAAACCCTATCTTCTTGATCCGTTCCACCGCTTCCGCAAGCCGCTCTTTGGTTGTGCACACCGTCATGCGAATATAGCCCTCGCCAGGTGCACCGAAACCGTTGCCGGGCGTCGTCACAATGCCCGCCTTTTCCAACAAGTGCGCCGTGAAGGACGTGGAGGTGTAGCCCTTCGGCACTGTCACCCAGATGTAGAACGCGGCAGGCGGCATCTCTACATCTAACCCCAACTTCTTGAGCCCAGGAACGATCGTATCGCGACGTTCCTGGTAAATCCTTCGGATGCCGTCCGTTACGGAATCATCTAGCCCCAGGGCGGTGATCCCAGCGTCTTGGACCGCTTCAAACACACCGGAATCTAATTGGCTTTTCACTTTGCCTAGCGCCGCCAAGACCGTCTTGTTCCCGACCACAAACCCGATTCGCCAACCGGTCATGTTGTAGGTTTTGGAGAGCGAGTGAAATTCCACGCCGACGTCCTTGGCACCCTCCACCTCCATAAAGCTCACCGGTCGCTTACCGTCGTAATAGATTTCCGAGTAGGCCGCATCGTGGCAGATGATAATCTGATTGTCCTGTGCAAATTCGATGGCCCGCTTGAAGTAGTCCTTCGTCATGATCACCGACGTGGGATTATTCGGCGAATTGAGCCACATGAGCTTAGTCTTCATGGCCACATCTTTTGGTATCGCACCCAAATCCGGCAGAAAGCCGTTGGCTTTGGTCAAGGGCATGAAGTGGGACGTGCCGCCACAAAAACTGGTTCCGACGGGATAGACCGGATAGCCTGGACTCGGAACCAGTACCAGATCTCCTGGATCGACAAAGGCAAGATGAATGTGCCCGATTCCTTCTTTTGACCCAATCAGCGTGAGGACCTCGTCGGTTGGATCAAGTGTCACATTGAAACGGCGCTTGTACCATCCGGCGACCGCTTTCCGGAACGACAACATGCCTTCATAGGAAGGGTATTGGTGATGCTTGGGGTCTTGGGCAGCCTTGGCCAAGCTTTCGATGATCGGAGCAGGCGTCGGCAAATCAGGGTCGCCTATCCCAAGATTGATGATGTCGACCCCGCGGGCAATGGCCTCCTGCTTCATCTTGTCGATCGCTGCAAAGAGGTATGGTGGCAATGTCTTGATACGTGTGGCGACTTCAATCGGAAAACCGGCCATGGTCGATCAAACTCCTTTCTTAAAATATGTATATCCCAACAGTCTGAAAGTCTTCCTTCCCTCAAATCAGGAATCTCCCACAGACCGTCAACAGGATAATGTTCTGGCGTGTAGACGAGGAATCCAAGACTACTTCAGGATGAAGTCGGTAATCAACGTGCTGGCTTCAGGAGGTAATCGATCAACCGATCAGCCATAGCATGTAACTGGGGAAGGTGAGGCGTTGCCATCGACTGCACATGGAATGCCGTCAGACCGGCCTTGCCCAAATCAGCTTCACATTCCCGGCACAGTGAGTCAATTCCATCTTGTTCCATCTCAAGGTGAAACAGCAGGCCATACGCACGATCGCCATAGCGAAACGCCTGCAGCGGCGCAATCTCGGAGCTCGCCAGCGAGACACACTCGTTGGGCAAGTCGAAGATTTCTCCGTGCCATTCAAAGACGTTGAACGCCTCTATCCCAGTGCCAAATACCGGATCTCTTTTCCCATCGCCAGTAAGACGAACGGGTGTCATACCAATCTCCAATGCCTTGCCTCGTCTCACCGTCCCACCGAGCGCCTTTGCCATAAACTGACTCCCCAAACACACCCCGATTACTGGCTTATCAGCAAGCAAAGCAGCTCTAATGAATGCTGTCTCTTCGTCGATCCATTGTTCAGAG is a genomic window of Candidatus Nitrospira kreftii containing:
- a CDS encoding Recombinase RmuC: MLDHFFGLITQMTDANPIFIGIGVGLLLGGLFVGLWINGRLRPQTQRAEATVHEVRKQLEQERTTVLSLRQELSQTHQARVMAETRMEETTRQLIEQKTLLEQTRQELVGSFQVLSGEALKQNNEAFLKLASVTFETLHVKADGDLVQRQQAIDALVRPLHDTLQRYDEQLRLLEQSRQSAYGGLDQHLKSLAESQQRLQQETGNLVKALRAPTVRGQWGELTLRRVAELAGMVQHCDFIEQHSVASDEARFRPDMVVQLPGGRQIIVDAKTVLSAYLDAHEAQNDVQQAEALRRHAAQVKSRMDELSLKAYWTQFEHSPEFVVLFLPGEQYLGAALDQNPQLIEEGFASGIVLATPATLIALLRAVAYGWRQERMTAHAEEAGRLGKELYERMAVLAGHMNDVGQSLGKSVSAYNRAVGSLETRILPAARRFKELGVSSDREILSLEPTEVVPRKTLSFDTE
- a CDS encoding hypothetical protein (conserved protein of unknown function) yields the protein MQRAICLQHVSFEGPGAFASSLSTRMVSLERYLVPKDGLPEDAGDLLIVMGGPMSVNDSEQWIDEETAFIRAALLADKPVIGVCLGSQFMAKALGGTVRRGKALEIGMTPVRLTGDGKRDPVFGTGIEAFNVFEWHGEIFDLPNECVSLASSEIAPLQAFRYGDRAYGLLFHLEMEQDGIDSLCRECEADLGKAGLTAFHVQSMATPHLPQLHAMADRLIDYLLKPAR
- a CDS encoding 2-amino-4-hydroxy-6-hydroxymethyldihydropteridine diphosphokinase, coding for MKETVFIGFGSNVGNRVDFCDRAVTLLSLLPHSRLLGVSLLYETEPIRGETDPGEEWFLNGVVQIETDITPRSLLTILQEIERSLGRDEDNRSGPRTIDLDILFYGERVIKEPDLTIPHPRLHERRFVLMPLNELDPLWGHPVLKQSVTRLLEQVKDQGQVQLLFPQPSTRYGSRPACSSPPGS
- a CDS encoding hypothetical protein (conserved protein of unknown function), which produces MTREQTMVEAFHSRFDILVQSGPTELTEETKQLRVRLIQEEFDELKEAMADGNLAAVAKEMADLLYVTYGTAVSYGIDMEPVFREVHRSNLSKVGGYKRADGKWVKPPTYSPAHIDPILEAQREHLLASSLSTHDTPVGTPESS
- a CDS encoding LL-diaminopimelate aminotransferase, whose protein sequence is MAGFPIEVATRIKTLPPYLFAAIDKMKQEAIARGVDIINLGIGDPDLPTPAPIIESLAKAAQDPKHHQYPSYEGMLSFRKAVAGWYKRRFNVTLDPTDEVLTLIGSKEGIGHIHLAFVDPGDLVLVPSPGYPVYPVGTSFCGGTSHFMPLTKANGFLPDLGAIPKDVAMKTKLMWLNSPNNPTSVIMTKDYFKRAIEFAQDNQIIICHDAAYSEIYYDGKRPVSFMEVEGAKDVGVEFHSLSKTYNMTGWRIGFVVGNKTVLAALGKVKSQLDSGVFEAVQDAGITALGLDDSVTDGIRRIYQERRDTIVPGLKKLGLDVEMPPAAFYIWVTVPKGYTSTSFTAHLLEKAGIVTTPGNGFGAPGEGYIRMTVCTTKERLAEAVERIKKIGF
- a CDS encoding hypothetical protein (conserved protein of unknown function), which produces MRDPHCSSCGTPFVRLIHDEGIMERILNHFGSFPFRCQLCTTRFRAFRSQVVSSPSTADRREYRRLPVSFRANLLAENTVQTTNRVTDISMGGCTLETAATLPQGTFVELVIKPASDEEPIKIETAMVCSSRPGSMGIRFLEMVTADKNRLSQVILSLLVGQSLHQNFFS
- a CDS encoding Pantothenate synthetase is translated as MKIVRSPSVMTAWSAGLHRESVRIGLVPTMGALHEGHRALIRAARLRCDALAVSIFVNPTQFGPREDLTKYPRPISRDRALCKKEGVDVCFEPSVQAMYPEGFQTAVNLPTIARRWEGEVRPHHFSGVATVVTKLFGIVRPQIALFGQKDFQQSALVRQLVKDLNLGVEIIVHPTVREADGLAMSSRNAYLSPDDRILAVTLYRSLRAGAERIKKGIADGKSIQAVMRQVITAEPAMAIDYLGVCDPYTLEPLSTVTSRVVLLGAVRLGLVRLIDNILVTAPRRRS